The Lachnospiraceae bacterium genome includes the window TACGAATCGTAAATATGATATCACAGAGGAAACAAAGCAGTATCTGGCGCAGGTAAACGGCAAGCGGGAGCTTTGGGGCAATGTGCCGCTGAATACGAATCTGTGCTATTCGAATCCGCAGGTGCGCGGCAGGATGGTGGAGGCCATCACGCGCTATTGCAAGGAAAATCCGCATGTGGACACGCTGCATTTTTGGCTGGCAGATGGGTCTAACAATCACTGCGAATGTGAGGAATGCAGGAAAAAACGGCCGTCGGATTGGTATATCCGGATGCTGAATGAGCTGGACGCCCGAATGACGGAGGAGGGCGTGTCTACACGGGTTGTTTTCTTGATTTATGTGGATCTGCTGTGGGAGCCGGCAGAGGAAAGGCTAGAATATCCTGAACGGTTTATTTTGATGTTTGCACCCATTACGCGCCGCTATGGGCAGTGCTATGGGGAATGTCTGCGCTTTGAGGGAGAGATTCCGGAGTATCAGCGCAATCAGCTGGCGATGCCGCAGTCGCTGGAGCAGAATTTGGAGCATTTGCGGCGCTGGCAGAAGAAATTTGCGGGCGATAGCTTTGATTATGATTATCATATGATGTGGGCGCATGTGCTGGATCCGGGGTACGAAAAGTGTGCGAAAAATGTATTTCAGGATATGAAGGATCTGCATAAGGTTGGGCTTGAAGGGATGATGAGCTGCCAGGTGCAGCGGTGCTTCTTTCCTACGGCGCTGCCCTTTGTGATGATGGCGGCTGCCCTGTGGAATGAACAGGCTGATTTTGAAGAGCAGGCTCTTGCGTATTATCAGGCAGCCTTTGGAGAGGACGGTGCATTAGTTCACTGCTATCTGGGAGAGCTTTCAGAGCTTATGCTGGCATATGACGGCCCTGCTTTTGGCGGTCATTCATTGGGCCCCCTGTGTCAGGATTATGCCGCGCTGCAGGAGGCGGTGACAGCCTTTCAGCCGGTGATCGAGCGAAATCTCAAGAAGGCCGGAGAGTGTCATAAGGAGTGGGAGCTATTGCAGTTTCATAGCGCTTATGTGAGCGCGGCGGCCTCTTGTTTGCTGCTTCTGGAAAAAGGAGAGACAGAAGCATGTGCAAAAGAGGCGGAGCAGCTTTTTGATCTGTTGAACTGCAATGAGCTGGCGGTGCAAAAGGTGCTGGATGTCCAGAATATGTGCAATGTTTTAAAGACGCGGCT containing:
- a CDS encoding DUF4838 domain-containing protein, with product MTYRRVRLGQIGSERTISFAVQEIAKYLKKMDPELYVDVLQTERMEQDFAHIIWIGRDEALAAHVPQVKDSALDDAIAIDVEDGEGYITGSNDRSVLLAAYRFLRELGCEFVRPGEEGERIPAREARNLTVHVQEAASYRHRGVCIEGADTYENILDMIDYLPKVGMNEYFIQFLVPATFFERWYWHESNPYLEKEELTRQDVAAMVTSLEGEIARRSLNYHKTGHGWTCEPFGIDGTSWDTNRKYDITEETKQYLAQVNGKRELWGNVPLNTNLCYSNPQVRGRMVEAITRYCKENPHVDTLHFWLADGSNNHCECEECRKKRPSDWYIRMLNELDARMTEEGVSTRVVFLIYVDLLWEPAEERLEYPERFILMFAPITRRYGQCYGECLRFEGEIPEYQRNQLAMPQSLEQNLEHLRRWQKKFAGDSFDYDYHMMWAHVLDPGYEKCAKNVFQDMKDLHKVGLEGMMSCQVQRCFFPTALPFVMMAAALWNEQADFEEQALAYYQAAFGEDGALVHCYLGELSELMLAYDGPAFGGHSLGPLCQDYAALQEAVTAFQPVIERNLKKAGECHKEWELLQFHSAYVSAAASCLLLLEKGETEACAKEAEQLFDLLNCNELAVQKVLDVQNMCNVLKTRLLPKK